A window of Elusimicrobiota bacterium genomic DNA:
GCGTCGCCGACGCTCAGCCCGAAGCTGCGATGGAAGAAGGTGGGCATCCACACGGCGAATCCGCCCAGCGCGAAGGTCATCCCGGCGCCGGCGAAGGTGATCATGCGGAAGGTCGGCACCGACCAGACCTCGCGGTAGCCCGCGACGGGCGGCGGCGTGGCCGCGTGCGGCGGGTCGGCGGGCAGGAGCAGGCACAGCGCGGCGAGGATCAGCCCGGGCAGGCCGACGGCCCAGAAGGAGTGGCGCCAGCCGATGGCCTCGCCGAGCAGCCCCCCGCCCGCGTAGCCCAGGGCGGAGCCGACGGGGATGGCCAGGCTGAAGATCGCCAGCGCGCTGCCGCGCTTCTCGGGCGGGAACCGCTCCGCGACGAAGGACGGCGAGATCGCGCCGTAGCAGGCCTCGCCGATCCCGACGGCCGTGCGCGAGACGAACAGCGAGAAGAAGCTCCCGGCCAGCGCCGCCGCTCCCGTCGCGACGCTCCAGATGGCGACGCCCGCGGCGATCCAGGGCTTGCGGCCGCGCGAGTCCGCGATCCAGGCGATCGGCGGCGCGGCCAGCATGTAGACGATCATGAAGGCCGAGGCGAGGCTGCCGGCCTGCGCGTCCGTGAGCTCGAGGTCGGCCGATATCAGCGGCAGGAGCGCGTACACGATCTGCCGGTCCACGTAATTGAGGATGTTCACCGAGAGGAGCAGGGCCAGCACTCCGTTCGGCGTGGAGATCACGTGCTTCGGACCTTGTACACGGCGTCGCCGACCTTCACCCGGTCCGCGACCGAGAACGAGACGGTCTCGCCGGCCAGCGCGCTCTGCACGCAGCGCTTGCCGACGACGAGGCGCTCGACGCGCTGCGAGAGGTCGGTGTCGCGTCCCTTGACGCGCAGCGCGTCGCCGGTCGACACGGGGAACTCGAGGAGTATGGTCATCTCGTGGTTCTTGGCGTCGTAGGCGCGGACCTTGCCGAGGAACGGCGCGCCGACGATCTGCTCGTCGGGCGAGATGCCGGTGACGGGGGTGCGGT
This region includes:
- a CDS encoding MFS transporter, whose protein sequence is MISTPNGVLALLLSVNILNYVDRQIVYALLPLISADLELTDAQAGSLASAFMIVYMLAAPPIAWIADSRGRKPWIAAGVAIWSVATGAAALAGSFFSLFVSRTAVGIGEACYGAISPSFVAERFPPEKRGSALAIFSLAIPVGSALGYAGGGLLGEAIGWRHSFWAVGLPGLILAALCLLLPADPPHAATPPPVAGYREVWSVPTFRMITFAGAGMTFALGGFAVWMPTFFHRSFGLSVGDAGLRFGAVTVAAGLAGSLIGGWLSDRLRRTDRTADLLVSGSGLLLGMPLAAAAISAPTLGASIACLFLAEMMLFLNMGPLNAAIVSVIRVEKRSMAFAANIFVIHLLGDAASPALIGWGSDHFGLTRSLLAACLALGVGGWVCLAARKGFVADAERALA